A region of the Ptychodera flava strain L36383 chromosome 22, AS_Pfla_20210202, whole genome shotgun sequence genome:
TACACGTTCTTGTTGCTCGACCAATGGTCGTTCATTTACGAGAAACATTACTCTCCTTTGCCTCACACCTGTTCCAGTGTGAATAGAAACAATCAAACaagaacaaaatcaaaaacaatcGGGAATAATATTTTGACAGTATAACGATACCATGGCGCAATACTGTATCACAATAATTGTGGGAAAAGCTGTACATATCATTGACATTAACGTCGTGCACGTAAGGTGATGTTTTACAATGGAATTAGGAAATGAGAAAAGGTAAAGTGTATATCATTAACAACCCTGGAAAGTAACATTTTAAACCTCTCTTGAAGATTTGGAAGTATTTTGTATTTACACGCAGCTTAATTTCAGCAATAGTTTATTCACCCATGAAACCTTCCTGTAGATGGTGTTTCATGATAGCAGCTGACATGATTGTCTTTCCACTTCCAATAGGGgcaaataaaataacatttttgccaTCTAAAGCTGGCGACACCAATTCCTCCTGGTAGGCACATAGGTTAATTTCCTGATCATAGGAGAGTTCATTGCCAACACAGTGTGCCTCGATAGCACCATCAGGACGATGAGATGTCTTTTCTGAAAACAAAGATGTGTAGAATTGGTTAaaagaattttgattttttaacatATAAATGGTACAACTGCCAGGTAGTGTTTACAAACCTGTTTGACGCCATTGATTACTTCTAGAAGcagtttcaaatatgtaaatatcgTCATGTTGATCAAAAGTCTCTGGCAAAGTTAGGCTTTCCCAAAATCTTTGCGTCTATTAATGCCTTAGTTGAATACACTGAGGAGAAATATGGAGCTCAGTCTTGATAAAAGTTTTGTGATTGCGTAATAGTGGATATATCAATAAGCTCATGTAGTGAGCATCTATATCCCGTTGTACAGCCATGTCTCTCAGAGCAGATAAATAAAAAGCTCACATGGCGAAGAAACGATACAGCTTGTGAAAGAGTGAGGTCAGTCCTAGATTTCTATTGAAACAAAAACGAGCGTTTAGTGAAACAAAGACGAGCGTTTAGTGGTCCATAAACTGATAATGAAGTGGAAATTCAGCGGAACAAGGttttatgtaataaaaataattttcatgaacaaGTTCCTTCTCAAAGCAACTTGCATTGAAAAGTAAGACGTAAACAAAGTACCTTAGTACTCTTTGTCGTATTTCTCTTCAAAAACATCAGCATCAGCTGCTTCTCGATCTACGTCTTCGCATGAAGTGTTGCTTTCATCAAGTTCTGGTGTGACCTTAACTTTCTCCGGCTGCTGTTCTACCTTCTCTGGTTGTTGATCTGAGCTTATGTTCTGTGCTGGAGATCTGTCCCAGGGTTTCTCATCAGCATCAACGCTAGTGGTGCCGAGATCAGCACTTTCACTGACTCGTGCCGTCTCTTCTCTCAGCGAGACATCTGACCCATTAGGTGCCGGTATGGCTGTCCCCGAAGGCACATTGTCTCCCAAAATCTTAGAAATGGGATCCACAAAACTTTTACGGAAAGTGTCTGGCCAAGTATATTGGGTAAGCGAGGCTGCGAATGCTTGTTTCGTCCATTGCATATCTTCATCAGACAGGGTGTGGTTAACGACTCTTTCAGCAACATTTGCGGCCTCAGGATTATCATGTAATAAGCGGTTAGAGTCAGTGCTGTTGTTTGCACCACCGTCATTGCTGAAAGTGTCCACGCCCTCTTCTGTAAATGAAAATTAGAATCATAATGATagcaaaatcattaaaaatcaaattatgTAGATCTCCATCTGTCTTGTTTCATTTTATCGTTTTCCGTTTTCCGTTTGCATAATTTCCGATCGCCGAGAACCAGTCAATGTTTGATcgcaaaattcataaaatgccGACGTATTGGATTCCTTCATCGGTAAAGGCACGATAGCGACGCTCTGGATTGTCATGCCGAGGATAGCAAGTCCTTAATTTTGAACTTCAGAACAAAGTAAACAATGATAGCTTCTATCAGAGCATTAGCTTAGGACCGATTAAAAACCTATTACATTGATCAATAATTCATataaacataaatataaatataaaataagtaATTTCTTTTCACTCAAGGGAACAATGATACACTTAATTTGACGGAAAAAGTACATCAAATGCATAATGCATATTTTTGTTCCTGAATGTAAGTTACTACTCTCGAATTAACGTCGACACTTCGATTTTTGAGAGTTGAATATTTGATAGCTGACAATCATGCAATGTTTATTAACAAGCAAAGGAGTACTATTTTATAGAATGTCTGATAGTTTGATTCGTTTTTTCCTATAAGCTTACTTATTGTGGATTTAACTTGTCATTGGAGAAACAAACTTTGGTCTCTGTAAAACACTCTCACTTTGGTCTTTGTTAAACGGTCTCAGAAAAATCATCCGACCTGCCTCTTGACAGACCATTTGTTCAGTGGTCTCTGGCTCGTGTAGGAGATTTGCTAGATCGTCTCTACCGACGTATCTCAATGCCTGAAGGAAATCTTTGAACCAATCTCCAGTCTTCTTCACCAGTCTGTCAAGCAAGGTCAAGACAGCACGGCGTGGACCGTAATTCCTTTGGTCGGCTTTGATCTGCTCCCTGTCATGGTCACTCAGGATTGATGTCAGCTCTGGTAGAATTTCTGCTGGATTAATCACCTCCAAATGTGGTGCAAATAATTCGACGTGCCTCTTGCAGTTTTCCAATTCGTCCATGCTATTTATACATGTGCCCTCAATAATTTCTGCGATATGTCCATTGTCTGTGAAGAAAAGGCGATTTGTTAAGGCTTATAAAAAATTGTCAACGACTTCCATTCGTCTTGTATCATGGTATAGTatgtttaatgtacatagcaggtCCAAATTGTATGACAAATCAAAGAAGTTGAAAGAATGTAGTTACGTCATAACATATTTTAAGTTTGGATACTGTTTTGTAATTTAACAACACAAATATTGTCTGTGGTTGaatgtcatcaaaattgaaTGAACTTTCACAATGTTCGTACAGAAAAGTTTTTATTAATGACCAATCTAGGAGATAGAAGGTGGAATTATGATTCACTCATATCAGTTTAATCATGCACATTAATAAAAAATGAGagtgatcacatgacatttgctCTCGTCAACTaactttttcttttcaaaaatgtctTCCCGGCATCTCCTATGTGATCATAAGCATATGCATAATCACACTTTAAGGAATAGAAACTAAAAAATACGCTATTTTACTTAAACAGctttacaaaatttttgaatcaCTTGTTTAGAAGCACAAAACCAAATGCTTTTCATGTATAGTTTATTATGTACTTGGGTGGAAATCATTGTAGAAATTTCAAGTCAGTCTGACTTCGATACAGCTGAAAACATTTAAGGAATATCAAAAATGTCTGACAACAATGTGCGGCCCGGGAAGAAACATATCGCATGTAAAGAGATATCGTACCATAACAATACGATTCTACTCTTGAGCCGGTAGGTTTTACCATACACAATGATTTGGTCATTGTGCCAATCGTAACAATCATCTTGTCGATGTGAAAATGCATCGGCAATGAACTGAAGCATTTCTCTTGTACATGATATACACGTGATATATGAAAACGAATGAAATATATTCTATAGAACATAAGGGAATCAAAGTagtcttttgtttatttatttatttatttatttatttatttatttatttattaagcCAAACCAAAGGGCATAAAGTCATCAGAAAgcaatttacaaaatttttggagctataattttcaaaatacagtaaACATCATACTTTCAGCCGCAGTATTGCTGAGATACATAAAagcatgtcaaaggtcatcaaaggcCATCCCAAAAGTTGGGTCAAACAATGGTGCCATACAGGTCAATAATCAACAAAAACCAACGATGTAGTTCTTGTAGTTGTAGGGACAGCTAAACCACAACAGAGTTTTGATTCTAGAAACTATGCTAGAAGAAATACGAACGAAATCAATGTGGAATAAAAAATGTCTTTACAAAGAGCCAATTATATCTTAGGTAAGAAAAACGCAAAATGATTCTGCACAGCTTTAGGGGCTTCAATTGTTACAAGAATGGGCCAATTCTGAATAAGGAATCTGGTAACTTATCCAACACCTACCTGAACTACGCAGGGCATCCATGAAGATCCTAAACCAGTCTGGATACTCATCGGACTTGGTCAGTGCACCCTCTTCCAGGCTATGAACAGCTGCGCGCCGGCCTCTTTGCTTTTCTACATCGGCTATATGTGACATCTCCTCTGTGgaagtttatttgtgtgtttgtgtatgagAGAGATACACACAGAGATAAAGAGTGATAGGGAGAGAATGAATTTATCATGTAAAGTCGAAGGCATAAGTAGAACATACCGGTAGAATAAACACGATGCAAACACAGAAAATAATCTGTCggggcaatttttttaaattcgtCATTTGTGGCTTAAATAACGCTAATTGTAGCCAGGGCATATTTGATTTGAGCCTGGCTGATTACCCTGTAAATTGATTTGTGGATTTTGTCGGCCTTCTCCATGCCATAAGAACTGAACGTACCCTTAACTTCGTCAATTTCACTTTCGATTCACTTTCGATTCCTCCTATTAATTGGATCACAATGGCGTATTAAATCATCGGTACCAAACCCGTAGACGCCTAAACTCTTTGAAATACGCGACATACTAGCACATGGTTTGGTGAATGGAAAAGTGAATGAAGACTTACCGAGCGAAAACATCTGTGTCAAGTGACAAAGCATAGTGTTCGTTACAAGGCGAACATGCAATAATGGCTCAAAGGCCAGCAGAACAGCTCGCTGTTGTTCGGTTCCAAACGTCGTATCGGTTAATGCCTTTGCACCATAATCGCTCATGGTCGTCAGGAATAATCGGGTTAACAATACAGAGTGTTTAGTATTCAACAAAGCAAACTAATTAAGTATAGTATAGCTACTGTAAATAACACAGATCGGGTAAGATCACTGAACATTTAGCTTAAACGTAAACCAAAATTAATGCCCGGTAAACGACTTGTGCAATTCACTGCTAGGGAATTCCCCGAAGATATGAATGTCAGCCATTGGTTAGATCTCATCATGTGATCTATTTGTTTAATATAATGTTGTTTTGCAATGGAAGTCCACATTAGCTGACAAACTGATATGCTCTAAAACGGCCGGAATATCCCACTCTCAAAATCGGGAcaagatttcaaaactatcagtgaAATCGCAATGACAGTATCACAGGTTTTTGCAGTGTCCAGCACTAGTATATTACCCATGAGACTATTTGTTCATAATAAATATGCGTTTCCCTCCTAGGATTGGCCGTCTAGTCTGCAGTCCGATAAACGTTCATGGTTAATCTGCTTCGCATAGAGAGTATAgaaaatacttgaaagtggCCAACTACCTATATTGAACGACTACAAACCAAAACGTTTTAGTTTTCAGCAGAATTTAGTCATCGCTCGGGAACAGCTCTGTAGGTCCTTTTGCAATGTTGTGCAGCGGTCCATATGAGTATGCTATGGTTCAAATTGGTGCTGCATGCACAATGTACTGAAACGCGAAACAACAGACTAACGTTACTTTTCACTTAGCATGTCTCTGGCGAACGCGCAGTTCTTACGGCAGGGCCGTATGTATTTACTTCGATCACATAGCCAAATTTGGCCAGTGCAAAATTGATCCGACGACGGCACCGGCCCAAGGTTTGAATTTAGTTTCATTCTAACTATATTTCATTATTAATATCAAGGAAATATCGGTAGTTCAGGTGAGTCTGGGAATTGTATGATACCCTTATGTGTATTATATCCATGATGTTTTGCTGACGCATTAGTCTTTCGTAATTACTCTCAGAATACATTGTACCAGTTTGATTTTGCTGAATATAGTATATAGTCATGTAATGATTGATGGTTTATCCCCACATAAACTAGTTAAGTGGTATTCGAAAGAAGCAAATGGGGTTTTGGattttgattttaatcaaaTCATTACAACTTCAGATAATTGTGAAGCAGCATTACGACATTTCAGTTGTATGAGTTTACCGTTCAAATGTTTTGActtgcaaaatcatcacaattttaagggATAACATATGCACAATCTAAGATACGAAGGGTAGCTCTCCCTCCCCTCGTTATTTGATCCAAATCAGTACCATTTttataaatttcttttgaactcGTTCAAATTCGTAATTGTCGATGCATGATTGTTGGTGTGAAGACCACACTACTGAACAGTACCCCAGTATACTCCTATCAAGAGAAATgtaaataattctgatagcaatTGCTTTAGTAAAATCAGAGTATTTCCGCTCAATGAAACAGACCGGTCgatgtgttttttttaatgatctTGTTGATGTGATTAACAAAACTTAAATTGCTAGAGAAGGAAATGCCAAGATCCTTAATGGCATCAACTCATGTGATTTATTGATGAAGCTTATAATTGTAAGGGACATTGTTGTGTTTATTCAAGAAGAAATGTGACATACATTTTTTTGGGATTCAGATTCACTTTCCAAGTTTTCTACCATATTTAGAAATGTCAGATTGTAATAACCTGCAATCTGATTAAGTCTTGATGACCATACAATATTTCAAGTCATCAGCATACAGAAACGTGGAACATGATttaaactaatttgggagaataggatatcgtagtaatgttggtttaatcagcaaatttaagctcatctactttttttttttttttttgcatttcactTGTGGGTAACTTGTAGtattgaaactttcagagatAGGGAACctgacacttttgataaattcgATCAATTAAAAGATACTATtcccccaaattagttccaatcgtcttATGATGGAATGATTGATGGGAGATAGGGCAGataattgaaataaaacaattgtgGATCTAAAAATAAACCTAATCTGTCTCTCACACAAGACGGGCTCTTATACAGGCAGTTGAATAAAAATCTTGAAACTTTAAACACATGTTAGAAAACGGGTTCTGAGATGATaatttataaatatgcaaaatggcACTAATTACTGTAAGTGAGATGGTCCATTGTAAATTGAAAAGTTGTAATCAATCAAAAGAAGAAACCAACTGTCATTTGTCAAATGAACACTTATAAATTGAACCCCGGAAGGAGCAAATATAAACTGCACCACATGTATTAAAACAAAGTTTTAAAACAAAGCATCGTTTCTTTCACTTTTATAACTTAAAGTCCTACAGAacttgtttttctttattttgtttacCTTTACAAATTGTTGTGTTCTAATGCAAATTACGTAGACTTTGCTATAAGCATATTCTTGGACCCTTAGATAAATGAACGCCGCGTGGCATTCTTACTGTTTGAAAAGCTCAACAAGAAAGGAAAAAACTTCTTCcaattttttggtacacaaCGATTTACACATGGTCTCTCTGGAGAAAAGCTTTTGTTTATTAATATCGGATGATAAGTCTCTCTAACCTAGACCATAATTCCCCATTCATATATCCAGTTCTTGCTGGATATTTTGCCAGCCTTGTGAAAACGTCGATCTCTTTGACCTGATATGTGACTTTATTTGATTCTATCACGACACCCTTAGTCAATGACGACATAATGACGTTTCCGCAAACGAAGGTCGGTGGAAAGGTAAGCAGTTCACTGCACAGGAATTTCAGAGGATCGCCATAACACTTCTATTTCACGCGTCACGCCGTTTCCCTGGCTCTTTTCAGTTGAATTCGTTCTTCATGGTCCCTTTCTTGTATTTTCTTTATTGCTTTGTTGTATTCATGTTCTGACAATCTTCTAACCTCATCAACGGCATTGTACATCATACTTTCTGGGGAGATGTGTGTTGCTTCCAGCTTTGGGACACCAGTGTCGTTCCTTGCCAGCAGAACTGTTTTGCCATCAGGATCCTGATTCCTTCCTACAAAAGAAGTTAACATGAAGTTGTAAGTCAGATTTCTCTCAaaaagaatatttctgaacattcCTTGACAGGAAACCTACTGGTACACATAGCAAAATTTGTGAATCTGGAATCTGGCATCAGTTTTACTTCCCAACTCAAGAATTCCTGCAAGGCTTAAGCCTTGTAATCATATCAGTAATACAAGCAGGAAGCTTCCTGCTTGTATAACTGATATGATTACAAATAACACTTTTAAGTTGTTCTCTGAAATtatataaatcaataaatacagTTATGTCGCTCTTCAAGCATTATATTAGAACGTCACAATTTGGTGTAATTATCATGCAAAAGTG
Encoded here:
- the LOC139123074 gene encoding antiviral innate immune response receptor RIG-I-like → MSDYGAKALTDTTFGTEQQRAVLLAFEPLLHVRLVTNTMLCHLTQMFSLEEMSHIADVEKQRGRRAAVHSLEEGALTKSDEYPDWFRIFMDALRSSDNGHIAEIIEGTCINSMDELENCKRHVELFAPHLEVINPAEILPELTSILSDHDREQIKADQRNYGPRRAVLTLLDRLVKKTGDWFKDFLQALRYVGRDDLANLLHEPETTEQMVCQEAEEGVDTFSNDGGANNSTDSNRLLHDNPEAANVAERVVNHTLSDEDMQWTKQAFAASLTQYTWPDTFRKSFVDPISKILGDNVPSGTAIPAPNGSDVSLREETARVSESADLGTTSVDADEKPWDRSPAQNISSDQQPEKVEQQPEKVKVTPELDESNTSCEDVDREAADADVFEEKYDKEY